The proteins below are encoded in one region of Amycolatopsis magusensis:
- a CDS encoding SPFH domain-containing protein, which produces MDPLILAGVIVGAIILLFILLRTLYKVAEPNEALLISGWGVRVQRSETADSLGFKIITGKGVLVIPGFQTARRLSLDTRGANLQVSCVTKQGLPVTVRAVVIYKVGDDFASIANAARRFLDQQDGMNDTIHELFAGHLRSIVGGLTIEEMIHNRDALTGEIRSSSANEMIKLGLVVDSLQIQEIEDESGYILNLGKPHAAAVAASARIAEAQRDQEATQAEQVAAAQKAGAIRESEIKQAGFQAEVDQARAKAGQSGPLAEATARQEVVVQETRAAELEAALAEQKLQSQVRKPADARAYDTRTSADAERDAAIAKAQAEAKETELRAAADATKVKTAAEAEAQATKARGEASAAATRATGEAQAHAAKAQGLAEADAARAKGLAEAEAAKAKGLAEADAIKARAAALAENQEAVVAQQLAERWPEIVEAGAKAFGSVDHMVVLNGADGVSDMFAKALSLGGTGLGLARQLMEAMGQTGKSAEPETNGSVVPTTTDLR; this is translated from the coding sequence GTGGATCCGCTGATCCTCGCCGGCGTGATCGTCGGCGCCATCATCTTGTTGTTCATCCTGCTCCGCACGCTCTACAAGGTCGCGGAGCCCAACGAGGCACTGCTCATCTCCGGCTGGGGCGTGCGCGTCCAGCGCTCGGAGACCGCGGACAGCCTCGGGTTCAAGATCATCACCGGCAAGGGCGTGCTGGTGATCCCGGGCTTCCAGACCGCGCGGCGGCTGTCGCTGGACACCAGGGGCGCCAACCTGCAGGTCTCCTGCGTGACCAAGCAGGGCCTGCCGGTGACCGTGCGCGCGGTGGTCATCTACAAGGTCGGGGACGACTTCGCCTCGATCGCCAACGCCGCCCGCCGGTTCCTCGACCAGCAGGACGGGATGAACGACACCATCCACGAGCTGTTCGCCGGGCACCTGCGCTCGATCGTCGGCGGGCTGACCATCGAGGAGATGATCCACAACCGGGACGCGCTCACCGGCGAGATCCGCAGCTCGTCGGCGAACGAGATGATCAAGCTCGGGCTGGTGGTCGACTCGCTGCAGATCCAGGAGATCGAGGACGAGTCGGGCTACATCCTGAACCTGGGCAAGCCGCACGCGGCCGCGGTGGCCGCGTCCGCGCGCATCGCCGAGGCGCAGCGCGACCAGGAGGCCACCCAGGCCGAGCAGGTCGCCGCCGCGCAGAAGGCGGGCGCGATCCGCGAGAGCGAGATCAAGCAGGCCGGGTTCCAGGCCGAAGTGGACCAGGCGCGGGCGAAGGCCGGGCAGTCCGGGCCGCTGGCCGAGGCGACCGCCCGCCAGGAGGTCGTGGTCCAGGAGACCAGGGCGGCGGAGCTGGAGGCCGCGCTGGCCGAGCAGAAGCTGCAGTCGCAGGTGCGCAAGCCCGCCGACGCGCGGGCGTACGACACCAGGACCTCCGCGGACGCCGAGCGCGACGCGGCGATCGCCAAGGCGCAGGCCGAGGCCAAGGAGACCGAGCTGCGGGCCGCGGCCGACGCGACCAAGGTGAAGACCGCCGCCGAGGCCGAGGCGCAGGCGACCAAGGCCCGTGGTGAAGCCAGTGCCGCCGCGACCAGGGCCACCGGTGAAGCGCAGGCGCACGCCGCCAAGGCGCAGGGGCTCGCCGAAGCGGACGCCGCCAGGGCGAAGGGGCTCGCCGAAGCCGAGGCGGCCAAGGCGAAGGGCCTCGCCGAGGCGGACGCGATCAAGGCGCGTGCCGCGGCGCTGGCGGAGAATCAGGAGGCCGTGGTCGCGCAGCAGCTGGCCGAGCGGTGGCCGGAGATCGTGGAAGCCGGCGCGAAGGCGTTCGGCAGCGTGGACCACATGGTGGTGCTCAACGGCGCCGACGGCGTGTCCGACATGTTCGCCAAGGCGCTCTCGCTCGGTGGCACCGGCCTCGGCCTGGCTCGCCAGCTGATGGAGGCGATGGGCCAGACGGGCAAGTCCGCCGAGCCGGAGACCAACGGTTCCGTGGTGCCCACCACGACCGACCTGCGCTGA
- a CDS encoding sigma-70 family RNA polymerase sigma factor: MTEVVSTGTDGDFLSQADPYRRELMAHCYRMLGSVHDAEDLVQETYIRAWRAYDRFEGRSSLRTWLYRIATSACLTALESRGRRPMPTGLGAPGCEPEDTLQERHEVPWLEPVPDALTGADGADPAAIVTSRESVRLALVAALQHLPPRQRAVLILRDVLKWRAAEVAELMDISTPAVNSILQRARAQLEKVAPTENAVTEPSAAEQRELLDRFVTAFEAKDIPAIIKLFTEDAVWEMPPFAGWYLGVERIARHLSTRCPCRPGHTRLVATWANGQPAFGTYLREHDGERFRAFNLQVLTLGQDGITHVANFVDASLFAVFELPETLPADYPAATA, encoded by the coding sequence ATGACAGAAGTGGTGAGCACCGGCACGGACGGTGACTTCCTGAGCCAGGCCGATCCCTACCGGCGTGAGCTGATGGCCCACTGCTACCGCATGCTCGGCTCGGTGCACGACGCCGAGGACCTCGTGCAGGAGACCTACATCCGCGCCTGGCGCGCCTACGACCGCTTCGAAGGCCGTTCCTCGCTGCGCACCTGGCTCTACCGCATCGCCACCAGCGCCTGCCTGACCGCGCTGGAGAGCCGCGGCAGGCGCCCGATGCCCACCGGCCTCGGCGCGCCCGGCTGCGAGCCGGAGGACACCCTGCAGGAGCGGCACGAGGTGCCGTGGCTGGAGCCGGTGCCCGACGCGCTCACCGGGGCCGACGGCGCCGACCCGGCCGCGATCGTCACCTCCCGCGAAAGCGTCCGGCTCGCGCTCGTCGCCGCGCTGCAGCACCTGCCACCGCGGCAGCGCGCGGTGCTGATCCTGCGTGACGTGCTGAAGTGGCGGGCCGCCGAGGTGGCCGAGCTGATGGACATCTCCACGCCCGCGGTGAACAGCATCCTGCAGCGCGCCCGCGCGCAGCTGGAGAAGGTGGCGCCGACCGAGAACGCGGTGACCGAGCCGTCCGCCGCCGAGCAGCGCGAACTGCTCGACCGCTTCGTCACCGCCTTCGAGGCCAAGGACATCCCGGCGATCATCAAGCTGTTCACCGAGGACGCGGTCTGGGAGATGCCGCCGTTCGCCGGCTGGTACCTCGGTGTCGAGCGGATCGCCCGCCACCTGTCCACGCGCTGCCCCTGCCGTCCCGGGCACACCCGGCTGGTGGCCACCTGGGCCAACGGGCAGCCCGCCTTCGGCACCTACCTGCGCGAGCACGACGGCGAGCGGTTCCGCGCGTTCAACCTGCAGGTGCTCACCCTGGGCCAGGACGGGATCACGCACGTGGCGAACTTCGTGGACGCGAGCCTGTTCGCGGTCTTCGAACTGCCGGAGACGCTGCCTGCCGACTACCCCGCCGCCACCGCCTGA
- a CDS encoding TIGR03086 family metal-binding protein — MMPTPPRALTGGVALLERAVSYTLGNLMLVTDESMANPTPCREWDLRALLAHLDDALTALAEAAEFGRVSLEPAAPVPGDPAAAVRARAGELLGAWSGEPRDLVSLGGTSMTTGLIAGAGALEVAVHGWDVARACGHDRPLPPALAGEMLELSALFVTGADRPERFAAPIEVTGRATSGDRLLAFLGRRA; from the coding sequence ATGATGCCGACGCCGCCCCGCGCCCTGACCGGCGGGGTCGCCCTGCTGGAGCGCGCGGTCAGCTACACACTGGGCAACCTCATGCTGGTCACCGACGAGTCGATGGCGAACCCCACGCCCTGCCGGGAGTGGGACCTGCGCGCGCTGCTGGCGCACCTGGACGACGCGCTCACCGCGCTGGCCGAAGCCGCCGAGTTCGGCCGCGTGAGCCTGGAGCCCGCGGCCCCGGTGCCGGGCGACCCGGCCGCGGCCGTGCGGGCCAGGGCGGGCGAACTGCTCGGGGCCTGGTCGGGTGAACCACGCGACCTGGTCTCGCTGGGCGGGACGTCGATGACCACCGGCCTCATCGCCGGTGCCGGTGCGCTGGAGGTGGCGGTGCACGGCTGGGACGTGGCGCGCGCCTGCGGGCACGACCGTCCACTCCCACCGGCACTGGCCGGGGAAATGCTCGAGCTTTCCGCACTGTTCGTCACCGGCGCCGACCGTCCGGAGCGATTCGCCGCACCGATCGAAGTAACCGGACGCGCCACCTCCGGTGACCGGTTGCTCGCATTTCTCGGCCGGAGAGCTTGA
- a CDS encoding wax ester/triacylglycerol synthase family O-acyltransferase gives MLDGRLSGLDVAFLCLEGERTPMHMGAVVTFEPGGPVDTERLTLLLAARAARIPQLRKHIRPTLLPPGGAVWVDDPGFDPAAHIHLHHVSSLYEPDPLAAFASLWIAEPLDMSRPLWDLCLVTGLPGGRFAVLLKLHHALADGAGAFTIGSGLLDELPGARAVRATSPRPAEARPARGALGLLKDGVSTVFTQAAEGASIASSMLRAARPYPASPISAPDADERSLGFVRLDLADLRRVRKAHGGTTNDVLLAIVAGALRDWLINRGHRADDRTLRALIPVSVRARHPGSTDGNQLSGYLCDLPIGLTDPVARLRAVRRSMHHAKAQGTATGPGAFGVLANRLPAPVHRLATRAAGRAAPLLFDTVVTNVPMPSGPLTLDGARLREIYPLVPLPPHQALGIAISLYRDSVHIGLQANGEAVADLGSLRDAFAKSTATLADTCA, from the coding sequence ATGCTCGACGGCCGGCTCAGCGGACTCGACGTGGCGTTTCTCTGCCTGGAGGGCGAACGGACCCCGATGCACATGGGGGCGGTGGTCACCTTCGAACCCGGCGGGCCGGTGGACACCGAGCGCCTGACCCTGTTGCTGGCCGCGCGTGCGGCGCGGATTCCCCAGCTGCGCAAGCACATCCGGCCCACGCTGCTGCCGCCCGGCGGCGCGGTCTGGGTGGACGACCCCGGTTTCGACCCGGCGGCGCACATCCACCTGCACCACGTTTCTTCGCTGTACGAACCGGATCCGCTCGCCGCCTTCGCTTCACTGTGGATCGCCGAACCGCTCGACATGAGCCGCCCGCTGTGGGACCTGTGCCTGGTGACCGGGCTGCCCGGCGGCCGGTTCGCGGTGTTGCTCAAACTGCACCACGCGCTCGCCGACGGCGCGGGCGCGTTCACCATCGGCTCGGGCCTGCTCGATGAGCTGCCCGGTGCGCGTGCGGTGCGGGCGACCAGCCCCAGGCCGGCCGAAGCCAGGCCCGCGCGCGGGGCGCTGGGCCTGCTGAAGGACGGCGTCTCGACCGTCTTCACCCAGGCCGCGGAAGGCGCGTCGATCGCCTCCTCGATGCTGCGGGCCGCGCGCCCGTACCCGGCCTCACCGATCTCCGCGCCGGACGCGGACGAGCGCAGCCTCGGTTTCGTGCGGCTGGACCTCGCCGACCTGCGGCGGGTGCGCAAGGCCCACGGCGGCACCACCAACGACGTGCTGCTCGCCATCGTCGCCGGGGCGCTGCGTGACTGGCTGATCAACCGGGGCCACCGCGCCGACGACCGCACGCTGCGGGCGCTGATCCCGGTGAGCGTGCGTGCCCGGCACCCGGGCAGCACCGACGGCAACCAGCTCTCGGGTTACCTGTGCGACCTGCCGATCGGCCTGACCGACCCGGTGGCGCGCCTGCGCGCGGTGCGCCGGTCGATGCACCACGCCAAGGCGCAGGGCACCGCCACCGGCCCCGGCGCGTTCGGGGTACTGGCCAACCGGCTGCCCGCGCCGGTGCACCGCCTGGCCACCAGGGCGGCCGGGCGGGCGGCCCCGCTGCTGTTCGACACGGTGGTCACCAACGTCCCGATGCCGAGCGGCCCACTGACCCTGGACGGCGCGCGGCTGCGGGAGATCTACCCGCTGGTCCCGCTGCCACCGCACCAGGCACTGGGCATCGCGATCTCCCTCTACCGCGACTCGGTGCACATCGGCCTGCAGGCCAACGGCGAAGCCGTCGCCGACCTGGGCTCCCTGCGAGACGCCTTCGCCAAGTCCACCGCCACCCTCGCAGACACCTGCGCCTGA
- a CDS encoding class II 3-deoxy-7-phosphoheptulonate synthase, whose protein sequence is MGVTAYSCRVNWTVDVPVDTLPELPPLPPELRARLDEALSRPAAQQPDWPDQALTGRVRAVLESVPPITVPAEIDRLHQRLAMVANGEAFLLQGGDCAETFESNTEPHIRANLRTLLQMAVVLTYGASLPVVKVGRIAGQYAKPRSASTDSLGLPVYRGDIVNSLIAKPELRVPDPGRMIRAYANAGAAMNLVRALTAAGMADLGQLHDWNRDFVRLSPAGERYEALASEIDRGLRFMSACGVTDTSLHTTEIFASHEALLLDYERALLRLDNADADNPKLYNLSSHFLWIGERTRQLDGAHIAFAELLHNPIGLKIGPTTTPEQAVEYVRRLDPRNEPGRLTLIARMGNGKVREVLPAIVEKVEASGHKVIWQCDPMHGNTHEASTGYKTRHFDRIVDEVQGFFEVHRKLGSYPGGIHIELTGEDVTECLGGAQDISDIDLAGRYETACDPRLNTQQSLELAFLVAEMLRS, encoded by the coding sequence ATGGGTGTCACGGCATATTCTTGTCGCGTGAACTGGACAGTGGACGTTCCCGTAGACACGCTCCCTGAACTCCCGCCGCTGCCACCCGAGTTGCGGGCCCGCCTCGACGAGGCGCTGTCCCGGCCCGCGGCCCAGCAGCCCGACTGGCCGGACCAGGCGCTCACCGGCCGCGTCCGCGCTGTGCTGGAAAGCGTGCCGCCGATCACCGTGCCCGCGGAGATCGACCGGCTGCACCAGCGCCTGGCCATGGTGGCCAACGGCGAGGCGTTCCTGCTCCAGGGCGGTGACTGCGCGGAGACCTTCGAGTCCAACACCGAGCCGCACATCCGCGCGAACCTGCGCACGCTGCTGCAGATGGCCGTGGTGCTGACCTACGGCGCCAGTCTGCCGGTGGTCAAGGTGGGCCGGATCGCCGGTCAGTACGCCAAGCCGCGCTCGGCCTCCACCGACTCGCTCGGCCTGCCGGTCTACCGCGGTGACATCGTCAACTCGCTGATCGCCAAGCCCGAGCTGCGGGTGCCCGACCCGGGCCGGATGATCCGCGCCTACGCCAACGCGGGCGCGGCGATGAACCTGGTGCGCGCGCTGACCGCGGCCGGGATGGCCGACCTGGGCCAGCTGCACGACTGGAACCGCGACTTCGTCCGCCTCTCGCCCGCCGGTGAGCGGTACGAGGCACTGGCCAGCGAGATCGACCGCGGCCTGCGGTTCATGTCGGCGTGCGGGGTCACCGACACCTCGCTGCACACCACCGAGATCTTCGCCAGCCACGAAGCGCTGCTGCTGGACTACGAGCGCGCGCTGCTGCGCCTCGACAACGCCGACGCGGACAACCCCAAGCTGTACAACCTGTCGTCGCACTTCCTGTGGATCGGCGAGCGCACGCGGCAGCTGGACGGCGCGCACATCGCCTTCGCCGAGCTGCTGCACAACCCGATCGGGCTCAAGATCGGCCCGACCACCACGCCCGAGCAGGCGGTGGAGTACGTGCGCCGGCTCGACCCGCGCAACGAGCCGGGCAGGCTCACGCTGATCGCCCGCATGGGCAACGGCAAGGTGCGCGAGGTGCTGCCCGCCATCGTGGAGAAGGTCGAAGCGTCCGGGCACAAGGTCATCTGGCAGTGCGACCCGATGCACGGCAACACCCACGAGGCGTCCACCGGCTACAAGACGCGGCACTTCGACCGGATCGTGGACGAGGTGCAGGGCTTCTTCGAGGTGCACCGCAAGCTCGGCAGCTACCCCGGCGGCATCCACATCGAGCTGACCGGCGAAGACGTCACCGAATGCCTCGGCGGCGCCCAGGACATCTCCGACATCGACCTCGCCGGCCGCTACGAAACCGCGTGCGACCCGCGCCTGAACACCCAGCAGTCGCTGGAACTGGCCTTCCTGGTCGCCGAAATGCTCCGCTCCTGA
- a CDS encoding trypsin-like serine peptidase, which translates to MRRASVLTAIGLTLGALLSAPATGQAQTAADYWTPEKMRSAVPVERLVTAPEAVAGEVLAGVPEVVPAAFPTTGAPWTGGGDVVHTAGRVFFTMGGQNASCSGDAVTSENKSTVITAGHCVKYQGAFHTNWIFVPAYDDGNAPYGEWPATTTLTTPQWEAGEDINYDVGAAVVAQVNGQSLTDVVGSQGIAFNQPRNQNMYTFGYPAAAPYDGTTLIHCSGSTFTDFLLTQDHGMACGMTGGSSGGPWFLQFDEQTGRGVQASVNSFGYVFLPGYMFGPYFGAEAQALYAQAQSA; encoded by the coding sequence ATGAGGCGAGCATCCGTACTGACCGCGATCGGCTTGACCCTCGGCGCCCTGCTGAGCGCCCCCGCGACGGGCCAGGCCCAGACCGCCGCCGACTACTGGACCCCGGAGAAGATGCGCTCGGCGGTGCCGGTCGAACGGCTGGTCACCGCGCCGGAGGCGGTGGCGGGCGAGGTGCTCGCGGGCGTGCCGGAGGTGGTCCCGGCCGCCTTCCCGACCACGGGCGCGCCCTGGACCGGCGGCGGCGACGTGGTGCACACCGCGGGCCGCGTGTTCTTCACCATGGGCGGCCAGAACGCCTCGTGCAGCGGTGACGCGGTGACCAGTGAGAACAAGAGCACGGTGATCACCGCCGGGCACTGCGTGAAGTACCAGGGTGCCTTCCACACCAACTGGATCTTCGTGCCCGCCTACGACGACGGCAACGCGCCCTACGGCGAATGGCCCGCGACGACGACGTTGACCACGCCGCAGTGGGAAGCCGGCGAAGACATCAACTACGACGTCGGCGCGGCGGTCGTGGCCCAGGTGAACGGGCAGTCCCTGACCGACGTGGTCGGCTCGCAGGGCATCGCGTTCAACCAGCCGCGCAACCAGAACATGTACACCTTCGGCTACCCGGCCGCGGCCCCGTACGACGGCACCACGCTCATCCACTGCAGCGGCAGCACCTTCACCGACTTCCTGCTCACCCAGGACCACGGGATGGCCTGCGGCATGACCGGCGGGTCCAGCGGCGGGCCGTGGTTCCTGCAGTTCGACGAGCAGACCGGGCGCGGGGTCCAGGCTTCGGTGAACAGCTTCGGCTACGTCTTCCTGCCCGGCTACATGTTCGGCCCGTACTTCGGCGCGGAGGCACAGGCGCTCTACGCGCAAGCGCAGTCCGCATGA